The following are encoded in a window of Syngnathoides biaculeatus isolate LvHL_M chromosome 3, ASM1980259v1, whole genome shotgun sequence genomic DNA:
- the LOC133497711 gene encoding LOW QUALITY PROTEIN: WASP homolog-associated protein with actin, membranes and microtubules (The sequence of the model RefSeq protein was modified relative to this genomic sequence to represent the inferred CDS: deleted 1 base in 1 codon), which yields MTSLEGERPDSLDGWVAVKSNLFEEAEVFKLGFIVQWNAIECKFAVTCHNRTLQRQKRKEEVSVAGGHESSWAGLFSLGDLRHVHRQLTCVGDQLAACFPDLSEFEDGNIWDLLFPSRKCAEQGDSSDASCRKLEKYFSTAIDVCGRTIVLDALFGHDERDADDYFENLQEFRRKSMHDQMSRAKEHLRQLLKSHDGADRLVALLAIYAEEDEAYQDLVTEATAFFQYLLQPFRDMRELACLYKMEILKSLEFDDLGPKRIEALEREAEEWRAKAEDAVASIQDITVTYFAQTSKALAGMVKQMEEDKSRFGAAAWASAAPRLEKLRFLLAKEALQHMRSTEMCLNGKKASIKKEFVSLYSRDQSRKAESDSVSEQDRQQDSVDRLELQYYETQLELYNTKFEILKNEEQLLVTQTDALRRQIKELKEEVVYYDVCLDPEELHSMVHAGPQHTEPPAVRQLKRRLQNLETKRGDICARRAYLRNKKDQCVEAREQKQLAAKHRSVVFAQHHQVHLKREKRKEEEQRRKQWVDQEREKTLNRLRSFREKCQGQYVLKTPQSRRSQADSSCPPQPNSIISLGPPPSIRPAPRRKKNLVKPQPQDPPVQVFSAPSPPSGIVPCVPPPPPPPPPPLPPVTTSCADKPMPLRDREDAPFPAKSTLTQNIGTMDEVLASLQRGQFRLRKAPGREGPPPSAGDPRSSLMSAIRQGVTLKKVVPTRGEVHGGGRRDNELERSIKAAMMRMKKVSADSEDDEDEDGAPSGDWDS from the exons ATGACGAGCTTGGAGGGCGAGCGCCCGGACAGCCTGGACGGCTGGGTGGCGGTCAAAAGCAACCTTTTCGAAGAGGCCGAGGTCTTCAAGCTGGGTTTTATCGTCCAGTGGAACGCCATCGAGTGCAAGTTCGCCGTCACCTGCCACAACCGAACTCTCCAGCGGCAGAAGCGCAAAGAAGAAGTGAGCGTCGCGGGCGGCCATGAAAGCAGCTGGGCCGGCCTCTTCTCGCTCGGCGACCTGAGACACGTCCACCGGCAGCTGACGTGCGTCGGCGACCAACTGGCGGCCTGCTTTCCCGATTTGTCCGAGTTCGAAGACGGCAACATTTGGGACTTGCTCTTCCCGAGTCGGAAGTGCGCCGAGCAGGGGGACTCCTCGGACGCGTCGTGTCGCAAGTTGGAAAAGTACTTCAGCACCGCCATCGACGTTTGCGGGAGGACGATCGTGCTCGACGCGCTGTTCGGACACGACGAGCGGGACGCGGACGACTACTTCGAGAACCTCCAGGAGTTCAGGAGGAAGAGCATGCACGACCAGATGTCCAGGGCCAAGGAGCACCTGCGCCAG CTGCTGAAGAGTCACGACGGCGCCGACCGGCTGGTGGCGCTGCTGGCCATCTACGCGGAAGAGGACGAGGCCTACCAGGACCTGGTCACCGAGGCCACCGCCTTCTTCCAGTACCTGCTGCAGCCTTTCCGGGACATGCGAGAGCTGGCCTGCCTCTACAAAATGGAGATCCTG AAGTCCCTGGAGTTTGACGACTTGGGCCCGAAGAGGATTGAAGCGCTGGAAAGGGAAGCGGAGGAGTGGCGGGCCAAAGCGGAAGACGCAGTGGCTTCTATCCAGGACATCACCGTCACCTACTTCGCGCAGACTTCCAAGGCCCTGGCTG GTATGGTGAAGCAAATGGAGGAGGACAAGAGTCGCTTCGGAGCCGCCGCCTGGGCTTCTGCGGCTCCGCGGCTGGAGAAACTCCGCTTCCTGCTGGCCAAAGAAGCGCTGCAGCACATGAGATCGACCGAGATGTGCCTAAACGGCAAGAAAGCCAGCATCAAAAAAGAG TTTGTCAGCTTGTACAGCAGAGACCAGAGTCGGAAAGCGGAGTCCGATTCTGTGTCCGAGCAGGACCGGCAGCAGGACTCCGTCGACCGATTGGAGTTGCAGTACTACGAAACCCAACTGGAGCTGTACAACACCAAGTTTGAGATCCTGAAAAACGAGGAGCAGCTGCTGGTGACTCAGACGGACGCCCTGAGACGTCAGATCAAAG AACTGAAGGAGGAGGTTGTGTATTATGACGTGTGCTTA GATCCAGAGGAGCTTCACAGCATGGTCCACGCAGGACCGCAACACACAGAGCCTCCGGCTGTCCGTCAGCTCAAAAGACGCTTGCAGAACCTGGAGACCAAGAGGGGCGATATATGTGCCCGGCGAGCATACCTGCGCAACAAAAAG GACCAGTGCGTGGAGGCCCGCGAGCAGAAGCAGCTGGCGGCCAAGCACAGATCCGTCGTCTTCGCCCAGCATCATCAGGTCCACTTG AAACGAgaaaagaggaaggaggaggagcagaGGAGGAAGCAGTGGGTGGACCAGGAGCGAGAGAAGACTCTCAACAGATTACGATCCTTCAGAGAG AAATGCCAAGGTCAGTATGTCCTGAAGACCCCTCAGTCCAGGAGGTCCCAGGCGGACTCGTCTTGTCCCCCTCAGCCCAATTCCATCATCAGCCTCGGCCCGCCTCCCTCCATCCGGCCTGCACCGCGacgcaaaaaaaatctggtgaaACCGCAACCTCAAGACCCGCCGGTCCAAGTCTTCTCGGCACCATCGCCTCCTTCCGGAATCGTGCCTTGTGTAccccctcccccgccgccgcctcctcccccGCTGCCGCCGGTCACTACTTCCTGTGCGGACAAACCAATGCCGCTCAGGGACCGGGAAGACGCACCTTTTCCAGCAAAGAGCACACTCACGCAAAACATAG GAACCATGGACGAAGTGTTAGCCTCGCTGCAGCGTGGACAATTCCGTCTCCGGAAGGCCCCCGGACGAGAAGGGCCGCCCCCCTCCGCCGGCGACCCGAGAAGCAGCCTGATGTCGGCCATCCGACAAGGAGTCACTTTGAAGAAG GTGGTTCCGACTCGCGGCGAAGTCCACGGCGGCGGCCGCCGAGACAACGAGCTGGAGCGGAGCATCAAAGCCGCCatgatgaggatgaagaagGTGTCGGCCGACTCcgaggacgacgaggacgaggacggcgcGCCCAGCGGCGACTGGGACTCTTGA